A genomic window from Silene latifolia isolate original U9 population chromosome 11, ASM4854445v1, whole genome shotgun sequence includes:
- the LOC141614560 gene encoding protein FAR1-RELATED SEQUENCE 5-like — MNPLHRNNEIGGTKSKPKKPAAKRRVKKGGGEAESSNKGSTTRITKIRRWGCPAMIKFKFHGNKYMVDVFIEGHNHPLDVVKNKEFENFAENINEFHMQMIVSNSKANVGPSLTHQLCTQQLGGFQNVGATVKQFKNFQREMKCLMNSHDGEMFKSRLDTLAETKGLHFVYEKDSKNALTRIFWTNCDMQRAHALFGDGVSYDPTYGTNKYNMTFTPFTGIDHHKRSITFASKFKTAKHRFCMWHIMKKITDKIRSKICRDTDFLTRLNGVVWDDDLEPGEFEEKWLKVMNDFSLEDNTWLNGKFADRHTWIPAYFRNVPMGGLLRTTQRSESANSFFKRFENKYGTLTEFLVRYESATDHQKHLLKLRDEENTNSIPETLYGSKWETQAVRSYTHAMFYEFQNQVKLSINTCSLVGYTPPDPVTNFEVSLVEDAKKALKFAVECSRSTNDVRCTCKLFERRDWNVGGVVRDSLIVGMLKRKEESDVREFAKLIKEFRTKLEGNTQPLTKQQIELLLGCKVPEETNILPPNVSRNKGCGKRLVSKKNKAIKNAEKAKRLCANCKRKGNHDKRNCPYDFADRPPVNQGELADEEVEEEGDEDEE, encoded by the exons ATGAATCCGTTACATCGAAATAACGAAATAGGTGGTACAAAGAGCAAACCGAAAAAACCAGCTGCTAAACGTAGGGTGAAAAAAGGTGGAGGAGAGGCAGAGAGTTCCAACAAAGGGTCAACCACAAGAATAACAAAGATTAGAAGGTGGGGCTGTCCAGCAATGATAAAGTTCAAGTTCCATGGGAACAAGTACATGGTTGACGTGTTTattgagggtcacaatcacccgcTTGATGTTGTGAAAAATAAGGAATTTGAGAACTTTGCTGAAAATATCAATGAATTTCATATGCAAATGATTGTCAGCAATTCAAAAGCAAATGTTGGTCCTAGCTTAACACACCAACTATGCACTCAACAATTGGGTGGTTTTCAAAATGTCGGGGCAACAGTCAagcaattcaaaaattttcagagGGAAATGAAGTGTCTAATGAACAGTCATGATGGGGAAATGTTCAAATCACGCTTAGACACCCTAGCTGAAACAAAAGGGCTCCACTTTGTTTATGAAAAAGATTCCAAGAACGCATTGACAAGGATTTTCTGGACGAATTGTGACATGCAAAGAGCGCATGCTCTGTTTGGGGATGGAGTTTCATACGACCCAACTTATGGTACAAACAAGTACAACATGACGTTCACGCCTTTCACGGGCATTGACCATCATAAAAGGTCAATCACATTTGCAT CTAAGTTCAAAACAGCGAAACATCggttttgcatgtggcacatcatgAAGAAAATAACCGACAAGATTAGGAGTAAAATTTGTAGAGATACCGACTTTTTAACCCGTCTGAACGGTGTTGTATGGGACGATGACCTGGAGCCCGGGGAATTTGAAGAGAAGTGGCTTAAAGTCATGAACGATTTCTCCTTGGAAGACAATACGTGGTTGAATGGGAAGTTCGCTGATAGACACACATggatacccgcttatttcagAAATGTGCCAATGGGCGGTTTACTACGAACTACACAAAGGTCAGAGAGTGCTAATAGTTTCTTTAAGCGGTTTGAAAACAAATACGGGACATTAACTGAGTTCTTGGTGCGCTATGAAAGCGCCACTGACCACCAAAAGCACCTGCTGAAGCTCCGTGACGAGGAGAATACGAATTCAATCCCTGAAACACTGTATGGGTCAAAATGGGAGACACAAGCAGTGAGAAGCTATACCCATGCGATGTTCTATGAGTTCCAAAACCAGGTGAAGCTTTCAATAAATACCTGCAGTTTGGTTGGATACACTCCGCCAGATCCTGTGACGAACTTTGAAGTGTCGTTAGTTGAGGATGCAAAGAAAGCACTAAAATTTGCAGTTGAGTGCAGTAGAAGCACGAATGATGTAAGGTGCACTTGTAAACTGTTTGAAAGGAGAG ATTGGAATGTCGGTGGTGTGGTCCGAGATTCATTAATCGTTGGTATGCTCAAAAGGAAAGAAGAGTCGGATGTGAGAGAGTTTGCCAAGTTAATCAAGGAATTCAGGACAAAACTAGAGGGAAACACTCAACCGTTGacaaaacaacagattgagcttctactGGGCTGCAAGGTTCCAGAAGAAACCAACATCTTACCGCCTAATGTGTCTAGGAACAAAGGTTGTGGTAAACGGTTGGTGAGCAAGAAAAATAAGGCAATCAAGAACGCGGAAAAAGCAAAAAGGTTGTGTGCTAACTGTAAGCGCAAGGGTAACCACGACAAAAGGAATTGTCCATATGATTTTGCAGATCGTCCTCCAGTGAATCAG GGAGAGCTAGCGGACGAAGAGGTAGAAGAGGAAGGGGATGAGGATGAAGAATGA